In Salvelinus namaycush isolate Seneca chromosome 17, SaNama_1.0, whole genome shotgun sequence, one genomic interval encodes:
- the LOC120062119 gene encoding neuronal PAS domain-containing protein 4A-like — MYRSTKGASKARRDQINAEIRNLKDLLPISDAEKARLSYLHIMSLASMYTRKSVFFSQESGSAGSLEESARFLSFHELSELVQELPGFLLLLTGEGKLLYLSDSVSEHLGHSMVDLVAQGDSVYDIIDPTDHFIMRTNLAPPTSPDTDRLFRCHFNTSKSVRRQSAGNKLVLVRARCPFPPSSSTTPSSYWTSNPVWMCFCSPLEAVPTRSGPGGDQVPALIPPAAENNFFLASFQSQHSRDMRLQNAQDSVSVYLGLDVSALRSRSWYSLLHPQDLSHASAQHCSLLREGGEGRSEMVVRVESADHSWVWLYMVLQLEAGDSPISSNNYIISEAEAWSVRQQLSTEQTQLTLVLSTSTSRQDSLSLSSPDQVFTPGSSGLSAQSFDFSMTVSSSVGSSDETGGATTEPMQVEGDPRSSISSIEEESFFQQQQMPAPVQSRSAASSPTPVTVATVADLDFLTQNILLPPSFQLEPPLPALPLPLPPVPTSQEQQTKEFVCTPPYTPQLGGGSFLFGEPLFSFDPTGTTTPPPSTTTATATTSIAPSLSPSAPPTTASSPAPPSSLCLTGPSTDLFFPADPCSGSIYEKLPPTPDSPRDGDCTVMTLPEVRGPLYVDVPLGPFHYPLEGLLTPEASPGKQPGLSFFSLERERDKERAEISLLAQHISSLAEGFYLDPLLSKLSPPSMSPSSSPPPPTLSPSVATAGVDSIHMLGEFYPVKVWRGLDFPVFQDDDDSLFEESILEALLQDFSTPPPLSPSIPPPSPPNPVCWHSPSHFEGVSHFCSVQSAHCYPTARCGETLAGEAGAMAEWEGLGEEPMEIEVASSPLSSCSSIPASPPLRLTASPTSAPSTPVAPNTPAVPCAQSLLEELAALEPMFGAGASIAPGLGQQPELYQLQCHQPPQCFHKDGSGSVPPF; from the exons ATGTATCGATCAACGAAGGGCGCGTCGAAGGCTCGAAGGGACCAAATCAACGCGGAGATTCGGAACCTGAAGGACTTGCTTCCCATATCCGATGCGGAAAAGGCACGGCTCTCATACCTACATATCATGTCCCTTGCCAGCATGTACACCAGAAAATCGGTCTTCTTCTCTCAAG AATCGGGATCCGCTGGCAGTCTCGAGGAAAGCGCGAGGTTCCTGTCTTTCCACGAGCTGTCAGAGCTGGTGCAGGAGCTACCAGGGTTCCTGCTCTTGCTGACTGGGGAAGGCAAGCTGCTCTACCTGTCAGACAGCGTCTCCGAGCACCTCGGCCACTCCATG GTGGATCTGGTTGCCCAGGGTGACAGTGTGTATGATATTATTGACCCTACTGACCACTTCATCATGAGGACCAACCTAGCCCCTCCTACATCACCTGACACAG ATCGTCTATTCCGTTGTCATTTCAACACTTCCAAGTCGGTGCGCAGGCAGAGTGCTGGGAACAAGCTGGTTCTGGTCCGGGCGCGCTGCCCTTTCCCACCCTCCTCTTCTACCACCCCTAGCTCCTACTGGACATCCAATCCCGTCTGGATGTGCTTCTGTTCCCCTCTGGAAGCCGTCCCCACCCGCTCTGGTCCTGGGGGGGACCAAGTTCCAGCTCTGATCCCTCCTGCTGCTGAGAACAACTTCTTCCTAGCCTCGTTCCAGTCTCAACACAGCCGAGACATGAGGCTCCAGAATGCACAGGACAG TGTCAGTGTTTACCTTGGCCTTGATGTGTCAGCCCTGAGGTCTCGCTCCTGGTACAGCCTCCTCCACCCACAGGACCTGTCACACGCCTCCGCTCAGCACTGCAGCCTGT tgagagagggaggagagggtagaTCTGAGATGGTGGTACGGGTGGAGTCTGCAGACCACTCCTGGGTCTGGCTCTACATGGTATTGCAGCTGGAGGCAGGAGACAGCCCCATCAGCAGCAACAACTACATCATTAG tgAGGCGGAGGCGTGGTCAGTGAGACAGCAGCTGAGCACAGAGCAGACCCAGCTGACCCTGGTACTGAGTACCAGTACCTCCCGCCAGGACAGCCTGAGCCTGTCCAGCCCAGACCAAGTCTTCACCCCAGGCAGCAGTGGCCTCTCAGCCCAGTCCTTTGACTTCAGCATGACTGTGTCCAGCAGTGTGGGCTCCTCAGACGAGACAGGGGGCGCCACCACTGAGCCCATGCAGGTGGAGGGCGACCCTCGCTCTAGTATTTCCTCTATTGAGGAGGAGAGCTTCTTCCAGCAGCAGCAGATGCCTGCCCCTGTCCAAAGCCGCTCTGCTGCCTCCTCCCCCACCCCAGTTACCGTTGCCACGGTAGCAGACCTGGACTTCCTCACTCAGAACATTCTCCTGCCCCCCTCCTTCCAGCTCGAGCCCCCGCTGCCCGCCCTCCCCCTTCCACTCCCCCCAGTGCCCACCTCCCAGGAGCAGCAGACCAAAGAGTTTGTGTGTACGCCCCCCTACACACCCCAGCTGGGCGGGGGCAGCTTCCTGTTCGGCGAGCCCCTCTTTAGCTTCGACCCCACAGGCACCACcacaccccctccctccaccaccacagcTACAGCCACCACCTCCATCGCCCCTTCGCTCTCCCCCTCCGCCCCACCCACCacagcctccagccctgctcccccctcctccctgtgCCTCACTGGCCCCTCCACCGACCTGTTCTTCCCTGCCGATCCCTGCAGTGGCTCTATTTATGAGAAGCTACCCCCCACCCCTGACAGCCCTCGAGATGGGGACTGCACAGTGATGACCTTGCCTGAGGTTCGGGGACCCCTGTATGTAGATGTCCCTTTAGGGCCCTTTCACTACCCCCTCGAGGGCCTCCTCACCCCAGAGGCCTCCCCCGGTAAACAGCCtggtctctctttcttctccctggagagagagagggataaggagaGAGCAGAGATCTCCCTCTTAGCTCAGCACATCAGCTCCTTAGCAGAGGGATTCTACCTGGATCCTCTCTTATCCAAGCTATCCCCTCCTTCcatgtccccctcctcctcccctccccccccgaCCCTCTCACCATCCGTAGCCACCGCTGGTGTTGACTCTATCCACATGCTGGGAGAGTTTTACCCCGTTAAAGTGTGGAGAGGCCTGGACTTCCCCGTATTCCAAGATGATGATGACTCTCTGTTTGAAGAGAGCATCTTAGAAGCCCTGCTCCAGGacttctccacccctccacccctctccccctccatccccccaccaTCTCCCCCCAACCCAGTCTGCTGGCACTCACCCTCCCACTTTGAGGGGGTCAGCCACTTCTGTAGCGTCCAATCGGCGCACTGTTACCCCACGGCCAGGTGCGGGGAAACATTGGCCGGCGAGGCCGGGGCGATGGCAGAATGGGAGGGGCTGGGGGAGGAGCCTATGGAGATCGAGGTGGCGTCATCACCTCTGTCTTCCTGTTCCTCCATCCCAGCATCCCCTCCCCTGCGGCTCACTGCCTCCCCCACCTCCGCCCCCTCCACGCCCGTCGCCCCCAACACGCCCGCCGTGCCTTGCGCCCAGTCCCTCCTGGAGGAGCTGGCCGCCCTGGAACCTATGTTTGGGGCAGGTGCCTCGATCGCCCCCGGCTTGGGGCAGCAACCTGAGTTGTATCAACTCCAGTGTCACCAGCCGCCACAGTGCTTCCACAAAG ATGGGAGTGGAAGTGTTCCCCCGTTCTAA